The following proteins are encoded in a genomic region of Glycine soja cultivar W05 chromosome 17, ASM419377v2, whole genome shotgun sequence:
- the LOC114394077 gene encoding AFG1-like ATPase, protein MRNVLRSLRQLRPAFQRQDCVLIIVNVAEEPPCHIGKSCHIHSSAFRFVDHAETNFKNHLFTTTTRPLSTDAAKLTNRETSKAGPLVEYERRITNGELVEGDACQVDTLTELQRLYDELVESADVCQLDRNSEKPVRSGWLWSRLLSHPSYSPVKGLYLYGGVGTGKTMLMDLFFYQLPSNWRKKRIHFHDFMLNVHSMLQKHKGLSDPLDVVAGEISDDAILLCLDEFMVTDVADALVLNRLFRHLFNKGIILVATSNRAPDNLYEGGLQRDLFLPFIAALKERCVVHEIGSSIDYRKMTSGEQGFYLVGTDLSGFLKEKFQQLIGEGTATPTPQEVEVVMGRTLHVPLGANGCAYFPFEEICDRPLGAADYFGLFKKFHTLVLDGIPIFGLHNKSAAHRFVTLVDVMYENKARLLCTAEGSPKDLFEKIVTVSEAKNLAPRTSSRSRKNDDSNLCVDNELGFAKDRTISRLTEINSKEYLEHHAAMLAEKKERVDQNAVEA, encoded by the exons ATGAGAAACGTGCTTCGTTCTTTGCGACAATTGCGACCAGCCTTTCAGAGGCAAGattgtgttttgatcattgTTAATGTTGCAGAAGAACCTCCATGTCACATTGGAAAGAGCTGTCATATTCATTCTTCAGCTTTTAGATTTGTTGATCATGCTGAGACCAACTTTAAAAACCATTTGTTTACAACAACCACGAGACCTCTCTCAACTGATGCCGCAAAACTTACAAATAGAG AAACAAGCAAAGCTGGGCCTCTTGTTGAGTATGAACGAAGGATTACTAATGGTGAACTTGTAGAAGGGGATGCTTGCCAG GTAGACACTCTGACAGAACTTCAGAGACTGTATGATGAGCTTGTTGAGTCTGCTGACGTCTGCCAATTGGATCGGAACTCTGAAAAACCTGTAAG GAGTGGGTGGCTGTGGTCTCGTCTCTTGTCTCATCCCTCTTACTCACCTGTAAAAGGTTTATATCTTTATGGAGGAGTGGGTACCGGTAAAACTATGCTGATGGAcctgtttttttatcaatt GCCTTCTAATTGGAGGAAAAAGAGGATTCATTTTCATGACTTTATGTTGAATGTACATAGCATGCTACAA AAGCATAAGGGGTTGTCAGATCCACTTGATGTGGTTGCAGGAGAGATTTCTGATGATGCAATTTTATTATGTCTTGACGAATTTATG GTAACAGATGTAGCAGATGCATTGGTACTAAATCGCTTGTTTAGACATTTGTTCAACAAAGGCATT ATTCTAGTGGCCACATCAAATCGTGCTCCAGATAACCTATATGAGGGTGGATTGCAGAGGGATCTCTTTCTACCCTTCATTGCAGCATTGAAG GAAAGATGTGTAGTACATGAGATTGGTTCATCAATTGACTACCGCAAAATGACATCG GGTGAGCAAGGATTCTATTTGGTTGGCACTGATTTATCTGGCTTTCTTAAGGAGAAGTTTCAACAGTTGATTGGAGAAGGAACAGCTACTCCTACTCCCCAAGAAGTAGAAGTAGTAATGGGAAGGACACTGCAT GTTCCATTGGGAGCTAACGGATGTGCCTATTTTCCTTTTGAGGAAATTTGTGATAGACCTCTTGGGGCTGCAGACTATTTTGGGTTATTCA AGAAGTTTCATACGCTAGTCTTGGATGGCATTCCAATTTTTGGGCTTCACAATAAATCAGCTGCACATAGGTTTGTCACTTTAGTTGAT GTGATGTATGAGAACAAGGCCAGACTATTATGTACTGCCGAAGGGAGCCCTAAAGATCTCTTTGAAAAAATAGTAACAGTATCTGAGGCTAAAAATTTGGCACCCAGAACCTCTTCAAGATCACGGAAAAATGATGATTCTAACCTTTGTGTGGACAATGAATTGGGGTTTGCCAAAGACCGCACCATTAGTAG ACTGACAGAAATTAACAGCAAGGAATACTTAGAGCATCATGCTGCCATGTTagcagaaaagaaagaaagagtggATCAGAATGCCGTTGAAGCTTGA
- the LOC114392052 gene encoding transmembrane protein 208 homolog — protein MANQGAKKRKEENARHMARLRQIIIACNVIYVLLRMLVFHSSFTWKHWIGLIVTSLAYVIPYQQLAKMATPAYAEDGELLDGGFDMSTGGVCGYLHDVIYITCFVQVMSIVSGKFWYTYLVIPAFGAYQSFGFIKGFLPGGSEESFEDEKTRKKREKMEKKASRPKFAKTRTR, from the exons ATGGCGAATCAGGGTGCTAAGAAACGCAAGGAAGAGAACGCTCGTCACATGGCTAGGCTCCGCCAAATCATCATCGCCTGCAAC GTTATCTATGTGTTGCTAAGAATGTTGGTGTTCCATTCGAGCTTCACCTGGAAGCACTGGATTGGGTTGATTGTGACTTCTTTGGCATATGTTATTCCCTATCAACAGCTCGCGAAGATGGCGACCCCTGCTTACGCTGAAGATGGTGAACTTTTAGATGGTGGATTTGATATGTCTACAGGTGGAGTTTGTGG ATATTTACATGATGTTATCTACATAACATGCTTTGTGCAAGTCATGTCCATCGTCTCTGGAAAGTTCTGGTACACATATCTTGTG ATACCGGCTTTTGGAGCATACCAGTCCTTTGGTTTCATTAAAGGATTTTTGCCAGGGGGTTCAGAG GAATCATTTGAAGATGAAAAGACCCgcaagaagagagaaaagatgGAGAAGAAGGCATCGAGACCCAAGTTTGCCAAGACAAGAACTAGATAG
- the LOC114393508 gene encoding probable aspartic protease At2g35615 translates to MATPLVYRLVSLPFIFHFTLTTATIITSSINPVFLIHYESTLSLYNSKDTTWDHYSHKMLKQTSSNEYISNLVPSPRNVVFLINFSIGEPPVPSLAVMDTGSSFTWVMCHPCSSCSQQSVPIFDLSKSSTYALTFSECNKCDVVNCECPCSVEYVGSGSSKGIYAREQLTSETIDENAFKVPSLIFGCGREFSTSSNGYPYQGINGVFGLGSGRFSLLPSFGNLRNINHKFNILVLGDKANMQGDLTNLNVINGLYYVNLEAISIGGRKLDINPTVFERSITDNNSGVIIDTGADHT, encoded by the coding sequence ATGGCAACACCACTTGTTTATAGACTTGTTTCATTGCCTTTCATATTTCATTTCACCTTAACCACTGCCACCATCATAACCTCATCTATTAACCCAGTGTTTCTCATACACTATGAGTCAACACTATCACTCTACAATTCAAAAGACACCACTTGGGATCATTACTCGCATAAAATGCTTAAGCAAACTTCTAGTAATGAATATATCTCCAATCTTGTTCCTAGCCCTAGAAATGTTGTgttcttaattaatttctccATAGGTGAACCACCTGTTCCATCACTTGCTGTCATGGACACTGGTAGCAGCTTTACATGGGTTATGTGTCATCCTTGTTCATCTTGTTCGCAGCAATCTGTTCCAATATTTGACCTCTCAAAATCTTCCACATATGCTTTGACATTCAGTGAATGTAACAAATGTGATGTGGTGAATTGTGAGTGTCCATGCAGTGTGGAGTATGTTGGGAGTGGTTCATCAAAAGGGATCTATGCAAGGGAGCAATTAACTTCAGAAACCATAGATGAAAACGCATTCAAAGTTCCTAGTTTGATATTTGGATGTGGTCGTGAGTTTAGTACATCATCAAATGGTTACCCCTACCAAGGAATCAATGGGGTGTTTGGACTTGGTAGCGGAAGGTTCTCGTTGCTACCTAGCTTTGGTAACTTAAGAAATATTAATCATAAGTTTAACATATTGGTCTTGGGGGACAAAGCCAATATGCAAGGTGACTTAACTAATTTGAATGTGATCAATGGTTTGTATTATGTTAATCTAGAAGCTATAAGCATAGGAGGGAGAAAGCTTGATATCAATCCAACCGTGTTTGAAAGATCAATAACAGATAATAACAGTGGAGTGATAATTGACACTGGAGCAGACCATACATAG
- the LOC114394231 gene encoding autophagy-related protein 18b-like isoform X4 — translation MANHSSSPSLLCASFNQDHSYFAVGTRDGVRIFDTNTGRLCYERAVGAFVIAEMLFSSSLLAIVGAGDQPSLSPRRLCLFNTTTGAALRELNFLTSILAVRMNRQRLIVILQDKAYVYEINSLTILDTIDTVPNIKGLCAFSPCLDACYLALPASTTKGSALLYNVMDCHLHCEIEAHRSPLAAMVLSSNGMYIATASEQGTIIRVHLVSDATKSYSFRRGTYPSTIFSLSFGPSKQLPDILAASSSSGSIHLFTLGFASHPRSKRSSGFLGSIIPGAVNDVLDPAYHHVLHNAVSAGVKSHAIIRKVENVTNSSSSELLACRAIMSVITYNGYFQEYNLSIDAQNELSWSLVREFNLLTATMDKAS, via the exons ATGGCCAACCATTCTTCTTCGCCCTCTTTACTTTGCGCTTCTTTCAACCAGGACCATAG TTACTTTGCCGTTGGCACCAGAGATGGTGTTAGAATATTTGATACCAATACTGGAAGACTTTGTTATGAAAGAG CGGTTGGAGCTTTTGTTATTGCTGAGATGCTGTTTAGCTCCAGTCTTCTTGCAATCGTTGGAGCTGGTGATCAG CCATCTTTGTCCCCTCGCCGTCTTTGTTTATTCAATACAACCACTGGAGCTGCTCTTAGAGAATTGAATTTTCTAACTTCCATACTTGCTGTTCGCATGAATAGACAAAG ACTCATTGTCATTTTACAAGACAAAGCATATGTATATGAAATAAATAGTCTCACAATCTTGGATACTATTGACACAGTGCCAAATATTAAAG GACTTTGTGCTTTTTCCCCTTGTTTGGATGCTTGCTACTTGGCTCTTCCTGCCAGTACTACCAAAGGATCTGCGTTGCTATATAATGTCATGGATTGCCATTTACACTGTGAG ATTGAGGCTCATCGTTCACCATTAGCTGCAATGGTTCTTTCTTCTAATGGAATGTACATAGCTACAGCATCCGAGCAAGGGACCATAATCAGAGTCCATTTGGTGTCAGATGCAACAAAG TCATATAGCTTTAGAAGGGGGACATATCCGTCTActatattttctctttcatttggACCATCAAAGCAGCTTCCAGATATTCTTGCAGCCTCAAGTTCTTCTGGTTCTATTCATCTTTTTACTCTCGGATTTGCTTCACATCCAAG GAGCAAGAGATCAAGTGGTTTTCTTGGATCAATAATTCCTGGTGCTGTGAATGATGTGCTGGATCCTGCTTATCATCACGTACTACATAATGCTGTCTCTGCAGGAGTCAAAAG CCATGCCATAATTCGCAAGGTTGAAAATGTCACCAACTCCTCATCATCTGAACTCCTAGCTTGTAG GGCCATCATGTCCGTAATAACTTATAACGGCTACTTCCAGGAATACAACTTAAGCATTGATGCCCAGAATGAATTATCTTGGTCTTTAGTGCGTGAGTTCAATCTTTTGACTGCCACCATGGACAAGGCATCATGA
- the LOC114394231 gene encoding autophagy-related protein 18b-like isoform X2, with protein MANHSSSPSLLCASFNQDHSYFAVGTRDGVRIFDTNTGRLCYERAVGAFVIAEMLFSSSLLAIVGAGDQPSLSPRRLCLFNTTTGAALRELNFLTSILAVRMNRQRLIVILQDKAYVYEINSLTILDTIDTVPNIKGLCAFSPCLDACYLALPASTTKGSALLYNVMDCHLHCEIEAHRSPLAAMVLSSNGMYIATASEQGTIIRVHLVSDATKSYSFRRGTYPSTIFSLSFGPSKQLPDILAASSSSGSIHLFTLGFASHPSRSKRSSGFLGSIIPGAVNDVLDPAYHHVLHNAVSAGVKSHAIIRKVENVTNSSSSELLACRAIMSVITYNGYFQEYNLSIDAQNELSWSLVREFNLLTATMDKAS; from the exons ATGGCCAACCATTCTTCTTCGCCCTCTTTACTTTGCGCTTCTTTCAACCAGGACCATAG TTACTTTGCCGTTGGCACCAGAGATGGTGTTAGAATATTTGATACCAATACTGGAAGACTTTGTTATGAAAGAG CGGTTGGAGCTTTTGTTATTGCTGAGATGCTGTTTAGCTCCAGTCTTCTTGCAATCGTTGGAGCTGGTGATCAG CCATCTTTGTCCCCTCGCCGTCTTTGTTTATTCAATACAACCACTGGAGCTGCTCTTAGAGAATTGAATTTTCTAACTTCCATACTTGCTGTTCGCATGAATAGACAAAG ACTCATTGTCATTTTACAAGACAAAGCATATGTATATGAAATAAATAGTCTCACAATCTTGGATACTATTGACACAGTGCCAAATATTAAAG GACTTTGTGCTTTTTCCCCTTGTTTGGATGCTTGCTACTTGGCTCTTCCTGCCAGTACTACCAAAGGATCTGCGTTGCTATATAATGTCATGGATTGCCATTTACACTGTGAG ATTGAGGCTCATCGTTCACCATTAGCTGCAATGGTTCTTTCTTCTAATGGAATGTACATAGCTACAGCATCCGAGCAAGGGACCATAATCAGAGTCCATTTGGTGTCAGATGCAACAAAG TCATATAGCTTTAGAAGGGGGACATATCCGTCTActatattttctctttcatttggACCATCAAAGCAGCTTCCAGATATTCTTGCAGCCTCAAGTTCTTCTGGTTCTATTCATCTTTTTACTCTCGGATTTGCTTCACATCCAAG CAGGAGCAAGAGATCAAGTGGTTTTCTTGGATCAATAATTCCTGGTGCTGTGAATGATGTGCTGGATCCTGCTTATCATCACGTACTACATAATGCTGTCTCTGCAGGAGTCAAAAG CCATGCCATAATTCGCAAGGTTGAAAATGTCACCAACTCCTCATCATCTGAACTCCTAGCTTGTAG GGCCATCATGTCCGTAATAACTTATAACGGCTACTTCCAGGAATACAACTTAAGCATTGATGCCCAGAATGAATTATCTTGGTCTTTAGTGCGTGAGTTCAATCTTTTGACTGCCACCATGGACAAGGCATCATGA
- the LOC114394231 gene encoding autophagy-related protein 18b-like isoform X3, with product MANHSSSPSLLCASFNQDHSYFAVGTRDGVRIFDTNTGRLCYERAVGAFVIAEMLFSSSLLAIVGAGDQPSLSPRRLCLFNTTTGAALRELNFLTSILAVRMNRQRLIVILQDKAYVYEINSLTILDTIDTVPNIKGLCAFSPCLDACYLALPASTTKGSALLYNVMDCHLHCEIEAHRSPLAAMVLSSNGMYIATASEQGTIIRVHLVSDATKSYSFRRGTYPSTIFSLSFGPSKQLPDILAASSSSGSIHLFTLGFASHPRWSKRSSGFLGSIIPGAVNDVLDPAYHHVLHNAVSAGVKSHAIIRKVENVTNSSSSELLACRAIMSVITYNGYFQEYNLSIDAQNELSWSLVREFNLLTATMDKAS from the exons ATGGCCAACCATTCTTCTTCGCCCTCTTTACTTTGCGCTTCTTTCAACCAGGACCATAG TTACTTTGCCGTTGGCACCAGAGATGGTGTTAGAATATTTGATACCAATACTGGAAGACTTTGTTATGAAAGAG CGGTTGGAGCTTTTGTTATTGCTGAGATGCTGTTTAGCTCCAGTCTTCTTGCAATCGTTGGAGCTGGTGATCAG CCATCTTTGTCCCCTCGCCGTCTTTGTTTATTCAATACAACCACTGGAGCTGCTCTTAGAGAATTGAATTTTCTAACTTCCATACTTGCTGTTCGCATGAATAGACAAAG ACTCATTGTCATTTTACAAGACAAAGCATATGTATATGAAATAAATAGTCTCACAATCTTGGATACTATTGACACAGTGCCAAATATTAAAG GACTTTGTGCTTTTTCCCCTTGTTTGGATGCTTGCTACTTGGCTCTTCCTGCCAGTACTACCAAAGGATCTGCGTTGCTATATAATGTCATGGATTGCCATTTACACTGTGAG ATTGAGGCTCATCGTTCACCATTAGCTGCAATGGTTCTTTCTTCTAATGGAATGTACATAGCTACAGCATCCGAGCAAGGGACCATAATCAGAGTCCATTTGGTGTCAGATGCAACAAAG TCATATAGCTTTAGAAGGGGGACATATCCGTCTActatattttctctttcatttggACCATCAAAGCAGCTTCCAGATATTCTTGCAGCCTCAAGTTCTTCTGGTTCTATTCATCTTTTTACTCTCGGATTTGCTTCACATCCAAGGTG GAGCAAGAGATCAAGTGGTTTTCTTGGATCAATAATTCCTGGTGCTGTGAATGATGTGCTGGATCCTGCTTATCATCACGTACTACATAATGCTGTCTCTGCAGGAGTCAAAAG CCATGCCATAATTCGCAAGGTTGAAAATGTCACCAACTCCTCATCATCTGAACTCCTAGCTTGTAG GGCCATCATGTCCGTAATAACTTATAACGGCTACTTCCAGGAATACAACTTAAGCATTGATGCCCAGAATGAATTATCTTGGTCTTTAGTGCGTGAGTTCAATCTTTTGACTGCCACCATGGACAAGGCATCATGA
- the LOC114394231 gene encoding autophagy-related protein 18b-like isoform X5 — MANHSSSPSLLCASFNQDHSYFAVGTRDGVRIFDTNTGRLCYERAVGAFVIAEMLFSSSLLAIVGAGDQPSLSPRRLCLFNTTTGAALRELNFLTSILAVRMNRQRLIVILQDKAYVYEINSLTILDTIDTVPNIKGLCAFSPCLDACYLALPASTTKGSALLYNVMDCHLHCEIEAHRSPLAAMVLSSNGMYIATASEQGTIIRVHLVSDATKSYSFRRGTYPSTIFSLSFGPSKQLPDILAASSSSGSIHLFTLGFASHPRCRSKRSSGFLGSIIPGAVNDVLDPAYHHVLHNAVSAGVKRAIMSVITYNGYFQEYNLSIDAQNELSWSLVREFNLLTATMDKAS, encoded by the exons ATGGCCAACCATTCTTCTTCGCCCTCTTTACTTTGCGCTTCTTTCAACCAGGACCATAG TTACTTTGCCGTTGGCACCAGAGATGGTGTTAGAATATTTGATACCAATACTGGAAGACTTTGTTATGAAAGAG CGGTTGGAGCTTTTGTTATTGCTGAGATGCTGTTTAGCTCCAGTCTTCTTGCAATCGTTGGAGCTGGTGATCAG CCATCTTTGTCCCCTCGCCGTCTTTGTTTATTCAATACAACCACTGGAGCTGCTCTTAGAGAATTGAATTTTCTAACTTCCATACTTGCTGTTCGCATGAATAGACAAAG ACTCATTGTCATTTTACAAGACAAAGCATATGTATATGAAATAAATAGTCTCACAATCTTGGATACTATTGACACAGTGCCAAATATTAAAG GACTTTGTGCTTTTTCCCCTTGTTTGGATGCTTGCTACTTGGCTCTTCCTGCCAGTACTACCAAAGGATCTGCGTTGCTATATAATGTCATGGATTGCCATTTACACTGTGAG ATTGAGGCTCATCGTTCACCATTAGCTGCAATGGTTCTTTCTTCTAATGGAATGTACATAGCTACAGCATCCGAGCAAGGGACCATAATCAGAGTCCATTTGGTGTCAGATGCAACAAAG TCATATAGCTTTAGAAGGGGGACATATCCGTCTActatattttctctttcatttggACCATCAAAGCAGCTTCCAGATATTCTTGCAGCCTCAAGTTCTTCTGGTTCTATTCATCTTTTTACTCTCGGATTTGCTTCACATCCAAGGTG CAGGAGCAAGAGATCAAGTGGTTTTCTTGGATCAATAATTCCTGGTGCTGTGAATGATGTGCTGGATCCTGCTTATCATCACGTACTACATAATGCTGTCTCTGCAGGAGTCAAAAG GGCCATCATGTCCGTAATAACTTATAACGGCTACTTCCAGGAATACAACTTAAGCATTGATGCCCAGAATGAATTATCTTGGTCTTTAGTGCGTGAGTTCAATCTTTTGACTGCCACCATGGACAAGGCATCATGA
- the LOC114394231 gene encoding autophagy-related protein 18b-like isoform X1: MANHSSSPSLLCASFNQDHSYFAVGTRDGVRIFDTNTGRLCYERAVGAFVIAEMLFSSSLLAIVGAGDQPSLSPRRLCLFNTTTGAALRELNFLTSILAVRMNRQRLIVILQDKAYVYEINSLTILDTIDTVPNIKGLCAFSPCLDACYLALPASTTKGSALLYNVMDCHLHCEIEAHRSPLAAMVLSSNGMYIATASEQGTIIRVHLVSDATKSYSFRRGTYPSTIFSLSFGPSKQLPDILAASSSSGSIHLFTLGFASHPRCRSKRSSGFLGSIIPGAVNDVLDPAYHHVLHNAVSAGVKSHAIIRKVENVTNSSSSELLACRAIMSVITYNGYFQEYNLSIDAQNELSWSLVREFNLLTATMDKAS; this comes from the exons ATGGCCAACCATTCTTCTTCGCCCTCTTTACTTTGCGCTTCTTTCAACCAGGACCATAG TTACTTTGCCGTTGGCACCAGAGATGGTGTTAGAATATTTGATACCAATACTGGAAGACTTTGTTATGAAAGAG CGGTTGGAGCTTTTGTTATTGCTGAGATGCTGTTTAGCTCCAGTCTTCTTGCAATCGTTGGAGCTGGTGATCAG CCATCTTTGTCCCCTCGCCGTCTTTGTTTATTCAATACAACCACTGGAGCTGCTCTTAGAGAATTGAATTTTCTAACTTCCATACTTGCTGTTCGCATGAATAGACAAAG ACTCATTGTCATTTTACAAGACAAAGCATATGTATATGAAATAAATAGTCTCACAATCTTGGATACTATTGACACAGTGCCAAATATTAAAG GACTTTGTGCTTTTTCCCCTTGTTTGGATGCTTGCTACTTGGCTCTTCCTGCCAGTACTACCAAAGGATCTGCGTTGCTATATAATGTCATGGATTGCCATTTACACTGTGAG ATTGAGGCTCATCGTTCACCATTAGCTGCAATGGTTCTTTCTTCTAATGGAATGTACATAGCTACAGCATCCGAGCAAGGGACCATAATCAGAGTCCATTTGGTGTCAGATGCAACAAAG TCATATAGCTTTAGAAGGGGGACATATCCGTCTActatattttctctttcatttggACCATCAAAGCAGCTTCCAGATATTCTTGCAGCCTCAAGTTCTTCTGGTTCTATTCATCTTTTTACTCTCGGATTTGCTTCACATCCAAGGTG CAGGAGCAAGAGATCAAGTGGTTTTCTTGGATCAATAATTCCTGGTGCTGTGAATGATGTGCTGGATCCTGCTTATCATCACGTACTACATAATGCTGTCTCTGCAGGAGTCAAAAG CCATGCCATAATTCGCAAGGTTGAAAATGTCACCAACTCCTCATCATCTGAACTCCTAGCTTGTAG GGCCATCATGTCCGTAATAACTTATAACGGCTACTTCCAGGAATACAACTTAAGCATTGATGCCCAGAATGAATTATCTTGGTCTTTAGTGCGTGAGTTCAATCTTTTGACTGCCACCATGGACAAGGCATCATGA